From Haloarcula hispanica ATCC 33960, the proteins below share one genomic window:
- a CDS encoding COG1361 S-layer family protein codes for MKPRTLLTLAVVALLMASGTAIAAVTGSPDFDATFVDNTVTPGEETTLDVVLVNSGTIDSGSSTQGVQSSEVTTARGTTVKVNDGDAPITVTTSKQAVGSVPEGKTQPISFDISVADDASPGSYTVPVIVEYEYTSYISESDGARDEETTTERIELELDIDDDAAFDVVSVDSDARVDSTGTVAVTVENTGDEPARESSVTLKSTNSELTVGGDASSSRFIDTWEAGEQRTLRYRVGASGDTRAEPYQFDLQVDFDDTDGVRKSTTASSLGITPDPEQTFTVESTDSDVAVGDSGTYNVTLRNDGPVTVSDATVSLATQNTAITFGQSESTSQFVGSWEPGETRTVSVDASASDDAKTQSYALSASVSYDDPEGDAGVADDISLGLTPEPEQSFAMGDVESTLQAGDDGTIEASLTNTGDRTVRNVVLNWASTHDNISPKETQYAVGNLEPGESTTVSFDADVSDNANSGPRQFDFVANYRNSEGDQRESDTLEIRQSVDGSADEFIVETTNASVDVGGSSTLEVTITNDAGERLTDIEAKLFAESPISVSDDQAYVDSLDQGESTTIEFGISASGAAMTKNYPVSVDFQYEEPDGDTPVSDTYRLPVSVTNSGGGSSPLTAIIGVALVAALAIGGYFRFR; via the coding sequence ATGAAACCACGAACATTACTGACGCTGGCAGTTGTCGCATTGCTCATGGCATCCGGAACGGCGATCGCCGCCGTAACCGGGAGCCCCGACTTCGACGCAACGTTCGTCGATAATACCGTCACGCCCGGTGAGGAGACGACACTCGACGTCGTCCTCGTCAACAGCGGCACGATCGACTCCGGGTCTTCGACCCAGGGTGTCCAGAGCAGCGAGGTGACGACCGCCCGCGGGACCACAGTCAAAGTCAACGACGGTGACGCCCCGATTACGGTGACAACGAGCAAACAGGCTGTGGGTTCCGTCCCGGAAGGGAAGACCCAACCCATTTCATTCGACATCAGCGTCGCTGACGACGCAAGTCCCGGGAGCTACACTGTTCCTGTCATCGTCGAATACGAGTACACGAGCTACATTTCGGAAAGCGACGGTGCACGGGACGAAGAGACCACCACCGAACGAATCGAACTCGAACTCGACATCGACGACGACGCGGCTTTTGACGTGGTAAGCGTCGACTCCGACGCGCGCGTCGACTCGACCGGCACGGTCGCAGTCACTGTCGAGAACACCGGTGACGAGCCGGCCCGAGAATCCTCGGTAACGCTGAAATCGACGAACTCCGAACTCACAGTCGGTGGCGACGCCAGCAGCTCCCGGTTTATCGACACCTGGGAGGCCGGTGAACAGCGTACCCTCCGGTACCGCGTCGGTGCGAGCGGTGATACGAGAGCCGAACCGTATCAGTTCGACCTCCAGGTCGACTTCGACGACACGGACGGGGTGCGAAAGAGCACGACCGCCTCCTCCCTCGGTATTACGCCCGACCCCGAGCAAACGTTCACCGTCGAAAGCACCGACAGTGACGTCGCTGTCGGCGATTCCGGGACGTACAACGTGACCCTGCGCAACGACGGCCCTGTCACGGTCTCGGACGCGACAGTGTCGCTTGCCACGCAGAACACCGCGATTACGTTCGGGCAGTCCGAGTCCACGTCGCAGTTCGTCGGCTCCTGGGAGCCCGGTGAAACGCGAACGGTGAGCGTCGACGCAAGCGCCAGCGACGACGCCAAGACACAGAGCTACGCCCTGTCGGCGTCAGTGAGCTACGACGACCCCGAAGGCGATGCCGGCGTCGCTGACGACATCTCGCTCGGACTCACGCCCGAGCCCGAACAGTCCTTCGCCATGGGCGACGTGGAATCGACCCTCCAGGCGGGCGATGACGGAACCATCGAAGCGTCACTGACCAACACCGGCGACCGAACAGTCCGCAACGTCGTCCTGAACTGGGCGAGCACCCACGACAACATCTCGCCGAAGGAGACCCAGTACGCGGTCGGCAACCTCGAACCGGGCGAATCGACGACCGTCTCGTTCGACGCCGACGTGTCGGACAACGCGAACTCCGGCCCGCGGCAGTTCGACTTCGTCGCCAACTACCGCAACAGCGAGGGCGACCAGCGCGAGAGCGACACGCTCGAAATCCGGCAGAGCGTCGACGGCAGCGCTGACGAGTTCATCGTCGAGACGACGAACGCGTCCGTCGACGTTGGCGGATCCAGCACACTCGAAGTGACGATCACCAACGACGCCGGCGAGCGACTGACCGATATCGAGGCAAAGCTGTTCGCCGAGTCACCGATTTCCGTGTCGGACGACCAAGCGTACGTCGACAGCCTCGACCAGGGCGAGTCGACGACCATCGAGTTCGGTATCAGCGCAAGCGGTGCCGCGATGACGAAAAACTACCCCGTCTCGGTAGACTTCCAGTACGAGGAGCCGGACGGAGATACGCCGGTGTCCGACACCTACCGCCTTCCGGTCTCCGTGACTAACTCCGGCGGTGGCAGTTCGCCGCTGACGGCGATTATCGGCGTCGCACTCGTGGCCGCCCTGGCCATCGGCGGCTACTTCAGGTTCCGCTAA
- a CDS encoding response regulator, with protein sequence MLVVDDEHDVADTQALKLGERYETTVAYSGQAALDAAGPEFDAVLLDRRMPDVHGDDVLSRLRERGYDGIIIMLTAVDADLNILEMPFDDYLQKPVDQSTLLSALDQHLDRPDEDDRLDEYFRISSKLSVLEREKSTSQLEASDEYTRLKERARELEWVLHAENDDFEELKETYQSISRSYSNN encoded by the coding sequence GTGCTCGTCGTCGACGACGAGCACGACGTCGCCGACACGCAGGCCCTGAAACTCGGCGAGCGCTACGAGACGACTGTCGCGTACAGTGGCCAGGCCGCGCTCGACGCTGCCGGCCCGGAGTTCGACGCCGTGTTGCTCGACCGGCGCATGCCCGACGTGCACGGTGACGACGTGCTTTCGCGGTTGCGCGAGCGGGGGTACGACGGCATCATCATCATGCTGACCGCGGTCGACGCCGACCTGAACATTCTGGAGATGCCCTTCGACGATTACCTCCAGAAGCCGGTCGACCAGTCGACGCTTCTGTCGGCGCTCGACCAGCACCTCGACAGGCCCGACGAGGATGACAGGCTCGACGAGTACTTCCGGATCTCCTCGAAACTCTCCGTGCTGGAACGAGAGAAATCCACGTCACAACTGGAGGCGAGCGACGAGTACACCAGGCTGAAAGAGCGGGCCAGAGAACTGGAGTGGGTGTTGCACGCCGAGAACGACGATTTCGAGGAGCTGAAGGAGACGTACCAGTCGATCAGCCGAAGCTATAGTAACAATTGA
- a CDS encoding hybrid sensor histidine kinase/response regulator — MDTPVATSNRHGVDGPAGRLRVLYVDSECDDITAVKETLSGSTDEFTVTVCETADDALKTLEDASYDCVVSEYRLPDRDGIELLRAVRDQSFDLPFLLFTDDGDESVASNAISAGVTDYVTKTPLSEQTELLRQRITSAVARSQEEADILDRMTDAFFALNEDWEFTYANERGRRVIGRAMDVDGDTTDLLGRNIWEAIPSLEGTEFSKQYRQAMTQQEPTSFEAYFEPLQTWFEVSVYPSPTGISVYFRDITERHKHEKEIRGRERTLREIYRVISRKDLDFEDKVERLLEIGQHALGTETAALSRIDGDMYVFEIVRDRTGAIEAGDAVPLDATNCERAVVEEKTLVLADIAEDRPELTDRAGYTEMGVSCYLGTPVVVDGSVYGTFCFYGTEPRDSFSEWEVTLVELMGNWVSYEQERERREQELTRERNRLEEFASVVSHDLRNPLNVAFGRLTLVEEAYDGDPEHVEALRRSLERMDELIDDVLALARGGHKVIDATEASLDDIITAAWDTVESSDATLERRDTDVRITGDQTRLQQLFENLFRNSVEHGSTSSRTESDDSVEHGHSLTGADDSDSDEHVTVRVGTLSDGRGFYVADDGPGIPEDERDEVFERGYTTSDDGTGFGLAIVSEIVDAHGARITVSESEDGGARFDVTGIQVE; from the coding sequence ATGGATACGCCCGTGGCCACGTCGAACCGTCACGGGGTCGATGGACCTGCTGGGCGGCTACGCGTCCTCTACGTCGACTCGGAATGTGACGATATCACGGCGGTCAAGGAGACGCTGAGCGGTAGCACCGATGAATTCACTGTAACGGTGTGTGAGACGGCGGACGACGCGCTCAAAACCCTCGAAGACGCGTCGTACGACTGCGTCGTTAGCGAGTACCGACTCCCGGACCGAGACGGCATCGAACTGTTACGGGCCGTCCGGGACCAGTCGTTCGACCTCCCGTTTCTGCTCTTCACTGACGACGGCGACGAGAGCGTGGCCAGCAACGCTATCTCTGCCGGCGTCACAGACTACGTGACGAAAACGCCGCTTTCGGAGCAGACGGAACTGCTCCGACAGCGGATCACTTCGGCCGTCGCCCGCTCTCAGGAGGAGGCGGACATTCTCGACCGGATGACGGACGCGTTCTTCGCGCTCAACGAGGACTGGGAGTTCACGTATGCCAACGAACGCGGCAGACGTGTCATCGGCCGTGCGATGGACGTTGACGGAGATACCACTGACCTGCTGGGACGGAACATCTGGGAGGCGATTCCGTCCCTGGAAGGAACGGAGTTCAGCAAGCAGTACCGGCAGGCGATGACACAGCAGGAGCCAACCTCCTTCGAGGCGTACTTCGAACCGCTGCAGACGTGGTTCGAGGTGTCCGTCTATCCGTCGCCAACCGGGATTTCGGTGTACTTCCGCGATATCACTGAGCGCCACAAGCACGAGAAGGAGATCAGGGGCAGAGAGCGGACGCTCCGAGAGATTTACCGGGTCATCTCCCGCAAGGACCTCGATTTCGAGGACAAGGTCGAGCGCCTGCTCGAAATCGGGCAGCACGCCCTCGGGACCGAAACGGCCGCCCTCTCGCGCATCGATGGCGACATGTACGTCTTCGAAATCGTTCGCGACCGGACGGGGGCCATCGAGGCGGGCGATGCAGTCCCGCTGGACGCGACGAACTGCGAGCGGGCCGTCGTCGAGGAGAAGACGCTGGTGCTCGCTGATATCGCTGAAGACCGGCCAGAACTGACCGACAGAGCGGGCTACACCGAGATGGGCGTCTCCTGTTACCTCGGAACGCCCGTTGTCGTCGACGGCTCGGTGTACGGCACGTTCTGCTTCTACGGCACGGAGCCCCGCGATTCCTTTTCGGAGTGGGAAGTCACGCTCGTGGAGTTGATGGGGAACTGGGTCAGCTACGAACAGGAGCGCGAACGGCGCGAGCAGGAACTCACACGCGAGCGAAATCGTCTAGAAGAGTTCGCCAGCGTCGTCAGCCACGACCTCCGGAACCCGCTCAACGTCGCGTTCGGCCGGCTCACGCTCGTCGAAGAGGCGTACGACGGGGACCCGGAGCACGTCGAGGCGCTCCGGCGGTCGCTCGAACGGATGGACGAACTCATCGACGACGTGCTCGCGCTCGCCCGTGGCGGCCACAAGGTCATCGACGCGACCGAAGCGTCGTTAGACGATATCATCACGGCCGCCTGGGACACCGTCGAGAGTTCGGACGCGACGCTGGAACGGCGCGACACGGACGTGCGAATCACGGGCGACCAGACCCGCCTCCAGCAACTGTTCGAGAACCTCTTCCGAAACAGTGTGGAACATGGTTCCACAAGCAGTCGGACGGAGTCCGACGACAGCGTGGAACACGGGCACAGTCTGACGGGGGCCGACGACAGCGACAGCGACGAACATGTGACCGTCCGGGTCGGGACGCTCTCGGACGGACGGGGCTTCTACGTCGCCGACGACGGCCCTGGTATTCCCGAGGACGAGCGCGACGAGGTGTTCGAACGCGGCTACACCACGAGCGACGACGGGACCGGGTTCGGGCTGGCCATCGTCTCCGAGATCGTCGACGCGCACGGCGCTCGGATCACCGTCTCGGAAAGCGAGGACGGCGGCGCGCGCTTCGACGTGACCGGTATTCAGGTCGAGTGA
- a CDS encoding dihydrolipoyl dehydrogenase family protein, protein MTHVVIIGAYGSAGAAVAGDLVEEEDIELTLVDNGEPGGGLCILRGCMPSKEVLSAGAHRFQARHDERLVGDVPEVDLEAVVERKDDHVLDWAGHRRDSIHEMAERDDVTFIHDTATFVDEHTVRAGGEEHEADYVVIATGSSVNVPDTPGIDEVDFMTSDQVLDATEFPDSGIVMGFGYIGMEMVPYLAEAGGMELTVIEHDDRPIDEGDPEFGDAALDIYEDNWDVTIPTNCYEQELEETEDGGVRLTVEYDDGGEETFEADQLFLFTGRRPTVNGLGLENTSVSVEGDWAKDTMQTRDADHIYAVGDVNGKEPILHVAKEQGFTAAENIVRQEAGGSLKDYRNVHHHVIFSGLGVYPFARVGHNEETAKEAGYDVVTATRQASDDGVFKSKDVPEGLAKLVVDADDGTVLGWQGMHYHADSFAKAFQIIVELGLDVRDLPDRAYHPTLPENVDGLIRDCVDQL, encoded by the coding sequence ATGACTCACGTCGTTATTATCGGCGCGTATGGGAGTGCCGGGGCCGCAGTCGCCGGCGACCTCGTCGAGGAGGAAGACATCGAACTCACGCTCGTCGACAACGGCGAGCCCGGCGGCGGCCTCTGTATTCTTCGTGGCTGTATGCCGTCCAAGGAAGTCCTCTCGGCGGGAGCCCACCGCTTCCAGGCGCGCCACGACGAACGGCTCGTCGGTGACGTGCCCGAGGTTGACCTGGAAGCCGTCGTCGAGCGCAAGGACGACCATGTACTCGACTGGGCCGGCCACCGGCGGGACTCCATCCACGAGATGGCCGAGCGCGACGACGTGACGTTCATCCACGACACTGCCACGTTCGTCGACGAGCACACGGTCCGGGCCGGCGGCGAGGAGCACGAGGCCGACTACGTCGTCATCGCGACCGGGTCCAGCGTGAACGTCCCGGACACGCCCGGCATCGACGAAGTCGACTTCATGACCAGCGACCAAGTGCTCGACGCCACGGAGTTCCCCGACTCCGGCATCGTGATGGGCTTCGGATACATCGGGATGGAGATGGTCCCGTATCTGGCGGAGGCTGGCGGGATGGAACTCACCGTCATCGAGCACGACGACCGGCCAATTGACGAAGGCGACCCCGAGTTCGGCGACGCGGCACTCGACATCTACGAGGACAACTGGGACGTGACCATCCCGACAAACTGCTACGAGCAGGAACTCGAAGAGACCGAGGACGGCGGCGTCCGCCTCACCGTCGAGTACGACGACGGGGGCGAGGAGACGTTCGAGGCCGACCAGCTGTTCCTCTTCACCGGCCGCCGGCCGACTGTCAACGGTTTGGGCCTGGAGAACACGTCCGTCTCGGTCGAGGGCGACTGGGCAAAGGATACGATGCAGACCCGCGACGCCGACCACATCTACGCCGTCGGCGATGTCAACGGCAAGGAGCCGATTCTCCACGTCGCCAAGGAGCAGGGCTTCACCGCGGCCGAGAACATCGTCCGGCAGGAGGCCGGGGGCTCGCTCAAGGACTACCGGAACGTCCACCACCACGTCATCTTCTCCGGGCTGGGGGTCTACCCGTTCGCCCGCGTCGGCCACAACGAGGAGACGGCGAAAGAGGCTGGCTACGACGTCGTCACGGCGACGCGACAGGCCAGCGACGACGGCGTGTTCAAATCGAAGGACGTGCCCGAGGGGCTGGCGAAGCTCGTCGTCGACGCCGACGACGGGACAGTGCTCGGCTGGCAGGGGATGCACTACCACGCGGACAGCTTCGCCAAGGCGTTCCAGATTATCGTCGAGCTGGGACTCGACGTGCGTGACCTGCCGGACCGGGCCTACCACCCGACGCTCCCCGAAAACGTCGACGGCCTCATCCGGGACTGCGTCGACCAGCTGTAG
- a CDS encoding TetR/AcrR family transcriptional regulator, with protein MTDGIPFAGEPADSHEAIMRATFRALREYGYAGLSIQRIADEADLSKSTFYHHFDGKEDLLLSFQEFILTEFNRIFQVESTGDPEQDIKTFVSLVLDDFPDCVETPDKNAVLGSYVEMRAQAVQNPDFREKFTETDELFARQLVQIIEDGIEQGVFADVNPETVSRFMITILDGVILQSATRNDNPVAEVRDTIDEYIEETLILGTYSSH; from the coding sequence ATGACTGATGGAATTCCGTTCGCCGGGGAGCCAGCGGACTCGCACGAGGCGATAATGCGGGCCACGTTCCGTGCCCTCCGGGAATACGGGTACGCCGGACTTTCGATACAGCGAATCGCGGACGAGGCCGACCTCAGCAAATCGACGTTTTATCACCACTTCGACGGCAAGGAGGACCTCCTGCTGTCGTTCCAGGAGTTCATCCTCACGGAATTTAACCGCATCTTTCAGGTCGAATCGACCGGCGACCCCGAACAGGACATCAAGACGTTTGTCAGCCTCGTTCTCGACGATTTCCCGGACTGCGTCGAAACGCCGGACAAGAACGCCGTCCTCGGGTCGTACGTCGAGATGCGCGCCCAGGCGGTCCAGAACCCGGACTTCCGCGAGAAGTTCACTGAGACGGACGAGCTGTTCGCCCGGCAACTCGTACAGATCATCGAGGACGGCATCGAACAGGGGGTCTTCGCCGACGTCAACCCCGAGACGGTGTCGCGGTTCATGATTACGATACTCGACGGCGTGATTCTCCAGAGCGCAACTCGCAACGACAACCCTGTCGCCGAGGTTCGGGACACTATCGACGAGTATATCGAAGAGACGCTGATTCTCGGTACCTATAGTAGCCATTGA
- a CDS encoding efflux RND transporter permease subunit, which translates to MDYQRYIDWADDRIVHDSRKVVLLFLIVTVVFSAGLGSVSTNSGTSQFTTGLPAEEALQEVNDKFSPTFSPDTGSTQLIQQENNVLSKPALLRMLRSQHRLEQHGALRVTSTASAASIVAQQLDPEATTTEQQIYAVESATPGEIDSAVGRAAEQSPRFKSLLSKDFNRKAASASATIGVVTHEVPAGISSGSGQGGSSPLTSIQKQAGFTVSSADHGGITLFGSGIVADEFSNVVGDSLILTVPAAVLFILFFLTIAYRDLADMALGLLALFMAVVWTFGFMGLAGIPFSQMLIAVPPLLLAVGIDFGIHAVNRYREERETGASIQKSMRITTDQLLVAFFIVTGTTVIGFAANLTSALPPIQDFGYVASVGITFTFLIFGVFLPAAKVELDRLRQSYPIPTFSETPLGAEDSALSDVLRGGVVIANRAPIIFLVLILVSTVGASYYATGVSTSFSQEDFLPPEENPDFVEALPEPFAPSEYTVTEVTNFLDERFDTTQSSQATVYVEGPMRNDAALEQMYRAGNNPPDSFVREDGRADSTSIVTVIQDQAERDPEFRRMVERNDQNDNGVPDDNLEEIYEYLLDSPARSTALEYITEDYRSARVVYTVESDATDAEVTADTRNVADDFRYEATATGSVVVFQAVSDLILESAIQSLAIALIGASVFLVLIYNMLEGRPSLGLVNIIPVVVTVAWLGGTMRLLSIPFNALTATMLAITIGLGVDYSVHVTHRFADEFDENDLETALDRTVRGTGGALFGSMLTTTFGIGVLGLAVFPAIGQFGILTALSIGYAFLASLLVIPSALVVWDRVFNVDWSVRGLLGFGRSRPPAPVEGDD; encoded by the coding sequence ATGGACTACCAGCGCTACATCGATTGGGCGGACGACCGAATCGTCCACGATTCACGGAAGGTGGTGCTCCTCTTCCTGATCGTGACGGTGGTCTTCAGCGCCGGCCTCGGGAGCGTCTCGACCAACTCCGGGACGTCACAGTTTACGACCGGGCTTCCGGCCGAGGAGGCACTGCAGGAGGTCAACGACAAGTTCTCGCCGACCTTCTCGCCGGATACAGGGAGCACACAGCTCATCCAGCAGGAGAACAACGTGCTCTCGAAGCCGGCGCTGCTCCGGATGCTCAGGTCACAGCATCGGCTGGAACAGCACGGAGCACTCCGTGTCACGTCGACCGCAAGCGCCGCCAGCATTGTCGCCCAGCAGCTAGACCCGGAAGCGACGACGACTGAACAACAGATCTACGCTGTCGAATCAGCGACGCCGGGTGAGATCGATTCCGCTGTCGGGCGCGCGGCCGAGCAGAGCCCCCGGTTCAAATCGTTACTGAGCAAGGATTTTAACCGCAAAGCCGCCTCGGCGTCGGCGACCATCGGGGTCGTCACGCACGAGGTCCCGGCCGGAATCTCCTCCGGGTCAGGCCAGGGCGGTTCGAGTCCGCTGACGAGCATCCAGAAACAGGCCGGGTTCACTGTCTCCAGCGCTGACCACGGTGGCATCACCCTGTTCGGCAGCGGTATCGTCGCAGACGAGTTCTCGAACGTCGTCGGCGACTCGCTCATCCTGACCGTACCCGCGGCAGTGCTGTTCATCCTGTTTTTCCTGACGATTGCCTACCGCGACCTCGCGGACATGGCGCTTGGCCTGCTCGCGCTGTTTATGGCCGTCGTCTGGACGTTCGGCTTCATGGGGCTTGCCGGTATCCCCTTCTCGCAGATGCTCATCGCCGTGCCACCGCTGTTGCTGGCGGTCGGGATCGACTTCGGTATTCACGCCGTCAACCGGTATCGCGAGGAGCGCGAGACCGGGGCGTCCATCCAGAAGTCGATGCGAATCACGACCGACCAGTTGCTTGTCGCCTTCTTCATCGTTACCGGGACGACAGTCATCGGGTTCGCCGCGAACCTCACCAGCGCGCTGCCGCCGATTCAGGACTTCGGCTACGTGGCCTCTGTCGGTATCACCTTCACGTTCCTCATCTTCGGGGTGTTCCTGCCCGCCGCGAAGGTGGAGCTGGACCGGCTCAGACAGTCCTACCCCATCCCGACGTTCAGCGAGACGCCGCTGGGTGCAGAGGATTCCGCACTCAGTGACGTGTTGCGCGGCGGCGTCGTCATCGCGAACCGCGCCCCGATCATCTTCCTCGTTCTCATCCTCGTGTCCACGGTCGGCGCCAGCTACTACGCCACCGGCGTCTCGACGTCGTTCAGTCAGGAGGACTTCCTGCCGCCCGAGGAGAACCCGGACTTCGTCGAGGCCCTGCCGGAGCCGTTCGCCCCGAGCGAATACACCGTAACGGAGGTGACGAACTTCCTCGATGAGCGATTCGACACGACCCAGTCCAGTCAGGCGACGGTGTACGTAGAGGGGCCAATGCGGAACGATGCGGCGCTCGAACAGATGTATCGGGCGGGTAACAACCCGCCGGACTCGTTTGTCCGCGAGGACGGGCGCGCCGATTCGACATCCATCGTGACAGTCATTCAGGACCAGGCGGAACGCGACCCCGAGTTCCGTCGGATGGTCGAGCGCAACGACCAGAACGACAACGGCGTCCCGGACGATAACCTCGAAGAGATCTACGAGTATCTGCTCGACTCGCCGGCCCGTAGTACGGCGCTAGAGTACATCACCGAGGACTACCGGAGCGCGCGTGTCGTCTACACAGTCGAATCGGACGCAACCGACGCAGAGGTGACCGCCGATACAAGAAACGTTGCCGACGACTTCCGGTACGAGGCGACGGCAACCGGCTCGGTCGTCGTGTTCCAGGCCGTCTCGGACCTGATTCTGGAGTCCGCAATCCAGTCCCTGGCGATTGCGCTTATCGGCGCGTCAGTGTTTCTGGTCCTCATCTACAATATGCTGGAGGGGCGGCCGTCGCTCGGTCTCGTGAACATCATCCCCGTCGTCGTCACAGTGGCGTGGCTCGGCGGGACAATGCGGCTGCTCAGCATCCCGTTCAACGCGCTCACAGCGACGATGCTGGCGATAACTATCGGGCTGGGGGTCGACTACTCGGTCCACGTCACCCACCGGTTCGCCGACGAGTTCGACGAAAACGACCTCGAAACGGCGCTGGACCGGACCGTCCGCGGGACCGGCGGTGCGCTGTTTGGCAGTATGCTCACCACGACGTTCGGCATCGGTGTGCTCGGCCTGGCTGTGTTCCCTGCGATCGGCCAGTTCGGCATTCTGACAGCGTTATCAATCGGGTACGCCTTCCTCGCGTCCCTCCTAGTGATTCCCTCCGCCCTCGTCGTCTGGGACCGGGTGTTCAACGTTGACTGGTCGGTTCGTGGCCTACTCGGGTTCGGGCGGTCGCGTCCGCCCGCGCCCGTCGAAGGCGACGATTGA
- a CDS encoding NAD(+)/NADH kinase: MTVGIVAQRDNDRAMSLASTLCDRLRATSAAVVVDETTAGALGDHDAWEAAVPDSAPVDEMSACDLVVSIGGDGTFLYAARGAGSTPILGVNLGEVGFLNAIAPEEAVETVVAEVEHIQKTGSARTRAKPRLQASGDDWELSPALNEVVVQGERRGHGGGATLDVYIDDSLYTSGHADGVLVATPTGSTAYNLSERGPLVHPDVAGLIITGMADEMGTPPLVVDVDSEIVVELRDADSGVVVSDGRVREDVVPPERITVSRASEPVRLAGPPLDFFTALDKLA; this comes from the coding sequence ATGACTGTCGGTATCGTCGCGCAGCGGGACAACGACCGGGCCATGTCGCTTGCGAGTACACTGTGTGACCGACTGCGCGCCACGTCGGCGGCCGTCGTCGTGGACGAAACGACCGCCGGGGCGCTGGGAGACCACGACGCGTGGGAGGCCGCCGTACCCGATTCGGCCCCGGTCGATGAGATGTCCGCCTGTGACCTCGTCGTGAGCATCGGCGGCGACGGGACGTTTCTGTACGCGGCCCGCGGCGCGGGGTCGACGCCGATCCTGGGCGTCAATCTCGGCGAGGTCGGCTTTCTGAACGCTATCGCACCCGAAGAAGCCGTCGAGACAGTCGTCGCGGAGGTCGAACACATCCAGAAGACCGGCAGCGCCAGAACGCGGGCCAAGCCGCGGCTCCAGGCCAGCGGCGACGACTGGGAGCTATCGCCGGCGCTGAACGAAGTCGTCGTCCAGGGCGAGCGCCGCGGTCACGGCGGCGGGGCGACGCTCGACGTGTACATCGACGACTCGCTGTACACGTCCGGTCACGCAGACGGCGTGCTGGTGGCGACACCCACCGGCTCGACGGCGTACAACCTCAGCGAACGCGGCCCGCTCGTCCATCCCGACGTGGCCGGCCTCATCATCACCGGGATGGCAGACGAAATGGGGACGCCGCCGCTGGTCGTCGACGTCGACAGCGAAATCGTCGTCGAACTCAGAGACGCCGACAGTGGCGTCGTCGTCAGCGACGGACGGGTCAGAGAAGACGTGGTCCCGCCGGAGCGAATTACGGTCTCGCGTGCGAGCGAACCGGTCCGGCTCGCCGGGCCGCCGCTTGACTTCTTCACCGCACTGGACAAGCTAGCCTAA
- a CDS encoding 5-formyltetrahydrofolate cyclo-ligase, whose product MDKQTIRETVWDALEEQGIARFPFPPHDRIPNFEGASEAAQRLTETAVWDAAEMVKANPDSPQLPVRRAALRAGKTVYMAVPRLRDERCFYELDPDELDNIEAAPAISNVADHARQVGPEAVGSVDLVVSGSVAVTEDGARIGKGEGYSDLEYAVLRELGLVDETTPVVTTVHELQIVGGPGGAVDTSVPVDDHDVPMDWVVTPERTVETETTHTTPAGVDWDALSTDRIDEIPVLSTRRPD is encoded by the coding sequence ATGGACAAGCAAACTATCCGCGAAACGGTCTGGGACGCGCTGGAAGAGCAGGGTATCGCCCGGTTCCCGTTCCCGCCCCACGACCGGATTCCGAACTTCGAGGGCGCAAGCGAGGCTGCACAGCGCCTGACCGAGACGGCGGTCTGGGACGCCGCCGAGATGGTGAAGGCGAACCCGGACTCGCCACAGCTCCCGGTCCGACGGGCGGCGCTTCGGGCCGGCAAGACGGTATATATGGCCGTTCCTCGGCTCCGGGACGAGCGGTGCTTCTACGAACTCGACCCCGACGAACTCGACAACATCGAGGCGGCACCGGCGATCTCGAACGTCGCGGACCACGCACGACAGGTCGGCCCCGAGGCGGTCGGGAGCGTCGACCTCGTGGTGTCGGGCTCAGTCGCGGTCACCGAGGACGGCGCTCGTATCGGAAAGGGCGAGGGGTACAGCGACCTCGAATACGCCGTCCTCCGGGAACTGGGGCTGGTCGACGAGACGACGCCAGTCGTGACGACGGTCCACGAACTCCAGATTGTGGGGGGTCCCGGGGGTGCCGTCGACACCTCTGTTCCCGTCGACGACCACGACGTGCCGATGGATTGGGTCGTGACGCCGGAGCGAACTGTCGAGACGGAGACCACGCACACGACACCAGCGGGCGTCGATTGGGATGCGCTTTCGACGGACCGCATCGACGAGATACCGGTACTTTCGACCCGCCGGCCCGACTGA